The bacterium genome includes a window with the following:
- a CDS encoding ribonuclease H: MEFKFKRAVVFTDGASRGNPGPGGFGAIIIAPKNNEVGSMNYEVTEIGGREGDTTNNRMELTAAIKALQGITNHQSSITKIILYTDSSYLINGITKWIYGWQKNGWKTKEKKDVENRDLWESLAELKELLGTKNPMEIEWKHVGGHIGVAGNERADEIASNFADGKKEVLYSGNLENYPVKNILNITSDRTAKESKSQNRARSKAKAYSYVSKVHGVIQTHKTWAECESRVKGRPAKFKKALNEKEEKEIINSWTNL; encoded by the coding sequence ATGGAATTTAAATTTAAAAGAGCGGTTGTTTTTACTGATGGCGCTTCGCGGGGAAACCCTGGGCCGGGCGGGTTCGGCGCGATAATAATCGCGCCGAAGAATAATGAAGTAGGAAGTATGAATTATGAAGTTACAGAGATTGGAGGGCGGGAAGGAGATACCACCAACAATAGGATGGAACTCACCGCCGCAATCAAAGCATTGCAGGGAATAACCAATCATCAATCATCAATCACCAAAATCATCCTGTACACGGACTCGTCGTATTTGATAAATGGTATTACCAAATGGATTTACGGTTGGCAGAAAAACGGCTGGAAGACCAAAGAAAAAAAAGATGTTGAAAACAGGGACTTGTGGGAGAGTTTGGCTGAACTTAAAGAGCTCCTTGGAACTAAGAACCCTATGGAAATTGAATGGAAACATGTCGGCGGACATATCGGCGTCGCTGGCAACGAAAGGGCGGATGAAATTGCCAGTAATTTTGCCGATGGCAAGAAAGAAGTTTTGTATTCCGGCAATCTGGAAAATTATCCCGTCAAAAATATTTTGAATATAACCTCTGACCGTACGGCTAAAGAGTCAAAATCACAAAACAGAGCGCGTTCAAAAGCAAAGGCCTATTCGTATGTCAGTAAGGTTCATGGCGTTATTCAAACTCACAAAACATGGGCAGAGTGCGAATCCCGCGTCAAAGGCAGACCTGCGAAATTTAAAAAAGCGTTAAACGAAAAAGAAGAAAAGGAGATAATAAATTCATGGACAAACTTGTAG
- the recJ gene encoding single-stranded-DNA-specific exonuclease RecJ, whose product MNESLDELKVYPPLLERLLIKRGLKTAKEAEAFLNPDYEKHTHDPFLLKDMDKAVSRVKMAVENNEKIIIYSDYDTDGIPGAVILHDFFKKIGYNNFENYIPSRHNEGFGLHLQAIEKLANEGGKLLITVDCGIADLKEVEKANELGMDVIVTDHHEASPRGLPKAFAVLNPKQPGCGYPNKDICGAGVAFKLVQALCASLKDIKSPLKATFPGWEKWLLDMVGVATLSDMVPLTGENRALSYYGIKVLRKSPRIGLMRLCSSLRINQRQLTEDDIGFSIGPRINAASRMGVPMDAFSLLVAETEEEAQAHIDHLNEINDERKGTVAAMVKEMRLRLEKRVKEKEKMPVIVMGNPKWRPSLLGLACNKLMEDYGRPVFLWGRNGDETLKGSCRAPAGINVLEILGAAEDGTFTEYGGHRASGGFTVSDEAVYKLEEKLYSAADGLSISDKTAENSADSLPESSEAVSLEEITGEMFSVLERLSPFGMGNEKPVFKISDAYVRAVEFFGKEKQHLKIIFESEKGNRVSAISFFAPEDKRSICANLKMGDHLNISATLEKSFFGYREELRLRVVDILP is encoded by the coding sequence ATGAATGAATCTTTGGATGAGCTTAAAGTTTATCCGCCGCTTTTGGAGCGGCTTTTGATTAAACGAGGATTGAAAACAGCTAAAGAAGCCGAAGCGTTTTTAAATCCCGATTACGAAAAACACACTCACGATCCGTTTCTTCTTAAAGACATGGACAAGGCCGTTTCTCGGGTAAAGATGGCCGTGGAAAATAATGAAAAAATAATAATTTACAGCGACTATGACACTGACGGCATACCCGGAGCGGTCATACTTCATGATTTTTTTAAAAAAATCGGCTACAACAATTTTGAAAACTATATCCCCAGCCGTCATAACGAAGGGTTCGGACTGCATTTACAAGCCATAGAAAAGTTGGCAAATGAAGGGGGAAAACTCCTCATAACCGTTGATTGCGGAATTGCCGACTTAAAAGAAGTTGAAAAAGCCAACGAGCTCGGAATGGACGTAATAGTAACTGACCATCACGAAGCGTCTCCGCGGGGACTGCCTAAAGCATTTGCCGTTTTAAACCCCAAACAGCCAGGGTGTGGTTATCCCAATAAAGACATTTGTGGCGCGGGCGTGGCTTTCAAATTGGTTCAGGCCCTCTGTGCTTCACTAAAAGACATAAAATCGCCGTTGAAAGCGACGTTTCCGGGGTGGGAGAAATGGCTGCTTGATATGGTGGGTGTCGCCACTCTATCCGACATGGTTCCTTTAACGGGTGAGAATCGAGCCCTTTCGTACTACGGGATTAAGGTTTTGCGTAAGTCGCCTAGAATCGGTCTCATGCGACTCTGCAGTTCTTTGCGCATAAACCAACGCCAACTGACAGAAGACGATATCGGCTTTTCCATAGGCCCGAGAATAAATGCCGCCTCAAGAATGGGGGTGCCAATGGATGCTTTTTCTTTGCTTGTGGCCGAGACGGAAGAAGAAGCGCAAGCGCACATAGACCATTTAAACGAAATAAACGACGAAAGAAAAGGCACCGTGGCCGCGATGGTGAAAGAAATGCGCCTGCGTTTGGAAAAACGGGTTAAAGAAAAAGAAAAAATGCCGGTTATTGTCATGGGAAATCCGAAGTGGAGACCATCTCTTTTGGGTTTGGCCTGCAATAAACTTATGGAGGACTATGGGAGGCCGGTTTTTCTCTGGGGCAGAAATGGCGACGAAACATTAAAGGGCTCTTGTAGAGCTCCCGCGGGAATAAATGTACTTGAAATTCTTGGGGCCGCGGAAGACGGAACTTTTACGGAATATGGCGGGCATCGCGCTTCCGGCGGGTTTACCGTCTCCGATGAGGCGGTCTACAAACTTGAAGAAAAACTTTACTCGGCCGCGGACGGACTGTCCATTTCGGACAAAACGGCAGAAAACTCCGCCGATTCCTTGCCCGAAAGTTCTGAGGCGGTTTCCTTGGAAGAAATTACCGGTGAAATGTTTTCCGTGTTGGAACGGCTTTCTCCTTTCGGTATGGGCAACGAAAAGCCGGTTTTTAAAATATCGGATGCTTACGTGAGGGCGGTTGAATTTTTCGGCAAAGAAAAACAGCATTTGAAAATAATCTTTGAAAGCGAAAAAGGCAATAGAGTATCCGCTATCTCTTTCTTCGCGCCGGAAGACAAGAGAAGCATATGTGCCAATTTGAAGATGGGCGACCATTTAAACATTTCGGCCACTTTGGAAAAGTCATTTTTCGGCTATAGAGAAGAGCTTCGCCTTAGAGTTGTTGACATATTACCGTAA
- a CDS encoding CapA family protein: MSYGHQIDEHGFFFVVKFFMMVVFLTAGVWWTGFYFEGANTRAAVAVYNTDSQNFQTDRTEAVSFLEEQKQWKDLHEEARGFVLGFVGDIMLDRGVEAKIIKHGGGDFGFPFELIRDELKNYDLLFGNLEGTISDRGTDTGSLYSFHMDVKAAPALKEAGFSVLSLANNHMSDWGKAALEDTLYRLKGQGILYSGGGFYDEDAYDPAVAILADGTSVAFVSFSQFHGYFEANEKKAGIAMLSSENVSRSIKKAKEMADIVIASFHYGDEYAKLPNDFQKKISRLAIDEGADLVVGHHPHVIQPVERYGDGWIAYSLGNFIFDQYFSEETMEGGFLEAIVWNGEIANVNLRKVKLNEHYQPAF, encoded by the coding sequence ATGTCTTACGGTCATCAAATTGATGAGCACGGTTTCTTTTTTGTTGTAAAGTTCTTTATGATGGTTGTTTTTTTAACCGCCGGCGTGTGGTGGACTGGTTTTTATTTTGAAGGAGCAAACACGAGAGCGGCAGTGGCGGTTTATAACACCGACAGCCAAAATTTTCAAACCGACAGAACCGAGGCGGTCTCTTTCTTGGAGGAGCAAAAACAATGGAAAGACCTTCATGAAGAGGCGCGAGGTTTCGTTTTGGGTTTTGTGGGGGATATAATGTTGGACAGAGGAGTTGAGGCCAAAATCATAAAGCATGGAGGAGGAGATTTCGGTTTTCCATTTGAACTTATTAGAGATGAGCTTAAAAATTACGACCTGCTTTTTGGAAACCTTGAAGGAACCATTTCAGACAGAGGTACTGACACGGGTTCTTTGTATTCTTTCCATATGGATGTCAAAGCCGCGCCGGCTCTCAAAGAGGCTGGCTTTTCAGTTCTTTCGCTTGCGAATAATCATATGAGCGATTGGGGCAAAGCGGCTCTTGAAGACACTTTGTACCGGCTGAAAGGCCAGGGTATATTGTATTCTGGCGGAGGATTTTACGACGAAGATGCCTATGACCCGGCTGTAGCAATTCTTGCAGACGGTACATCTGTGGCATTTGTGTCTTTCAGTCAATTTCACGGATATTTTGAAGCTAATGAAAAAAAAGCCGGCATAGCCATGCTTTCTTCAGAAAACGTCTCTCGGTCGATAAAGAAGGCAAAAGAGATGGCTGATATCGTGATAGCATCTTTCCATTATGGCGACGAATACGCGAAACTTCCGAACGATTTTCAAAAAAAAATCAGCCGATTGGCCATAGACGAAGGGGCTGACCTGGTGGTGGGTCATCATCCTCACGTCATACAGCCGGTTGAAAGATACGGCGATGGATGGATTGCTTACAGTTTGGGAAACTTTATCTTTGACCAGTATTTTTCGGAAGAGACAATGGAAGGAGGATTTTTAGAGGCGATTGTATGGAACGGTGAGATTGCAAACGTAAATTTGCGGAAGGTAAAACTCAACGAACACTACCAGCCGGCTTTTTAG
- a CDS encoding HIT domain-containing protein, translating into MKETETKNCVFCKIAKREIPAEIVYEDEKFLAFLDIHPQSPGHTQVIPKKHYRWVWDMPAEEIGKYFEVAQKIALAQRKAFSTEWILSKTIGDEVPHAHIWVFPNDKVEGDKMNFKENAEKIRNSL; encoded by the coding sequence ATGAAAGAAACGGAAACGAAAAATTGCGTATTTTGTAAAATCGCTAAAAGAGAAATCCCCGCCGAAATCGTTTATGAAGACGAAAAGTTTTTGGCTTTTTTGGATATTCACCCGCAATCTCCGGGGCACACCCAAGTAATTCCCAAAAAACATTACAGATGGGTATGGGATATGCCTGCCGAGGAAATCGGAAAATATTTTGAAGTCGCTCAAAAAATAGCTTTGGCTCAAAGAAAGGCCTTCAGCACCGAGTGGATTTTAAGCAAAACCATCGGAGACGAAGTCCCTCATGCCCACATATGGGTATTTCCAAACGACAAAGTAGAGGGCGACAAAATGAACTTCAAAGAAAACGCGGAGAAGATCAGAAATAGTTTGTAA
- the pgk gene encoding phosphoglycerate kinase — protein sequence MSFNLKKLEDLSDLAGKKTVVRVGFDVPVGAGRVLNDFRIKKTFPAMEFLARSGARSILLSHRRDEKKDDTSSLLPVFEYLKNQTEFKISFAKSLSEAKDKIRDLRNGQFILVENIRREKGEKENSADLSKKIAELGHVFVNEAFSVSHREHCSVVGVARLMPSYAGPLFLEEVENLSRAFKPTRPFLFLMGGAKFKTKLHLVEKFMQTADTVFVGGALANDIFSAKGMEVGLSPLAKEKVDLANVVKSSKVLVPKDVLVENLEGRISVKKSENISKDETVRDVGPETLVFLRTLCEKASFIIWNGPLGFYEKGFSGGTEKLAGILGRVAGDVMVGGGDTLAAVSSLGIHDKFSFVSTGGGAMLKFLSDETLPGIKALEINGNF from the coding sequence ATGAGTTTCAATTTGAAAAAACTTGAAGATCTTTCCGATTTGGCCGGCAAGAAAACGGTTGTACGGGTCGGTTTTGACGTGCCAGTCGGCGCGGGCCGAGTTCTGAACGATTTTAGGATAAAGAAAACATTTCCGGCGATGGAATTCTTGGCGCGCTCCGGCGCGCGCAGTATCCTTCTCTCCCATCGCAGAGACGAAAAGAAGGACGACACATCCTCGCTGTTGCCGGTTTTTGAGTATCTTAAAAACCAGACCGAGTTTAAAATTTCTTTCGCCAAGTCGCTTTCAGAGGCCAAAGATAAAATTCGCGATTTGCGCAACGGACAGTTTATTTTGGTTGAAAACATCCGCAGAGAAAAAGGAGAAAAGGAGAACAGCGCCGATTTGTCCAAAAAAATAGCCGAGCTCGGCCATGTGTTCGTAAATGAGGCATTTTCCGTTTCGCACAGAGAACATTGTTCCGTTGTCGGCGTGGCGCGACTTATGCCGTCTTACGCCGGACCTCTTTTTTTGGAAGAGGTTGAAAATCTTTCAAGGGCTTTTAAACCGACTCGTCCCTTCCTTTTTCTGATGGGAGGAGCCAAGTTTAAGACGAAATTGCATTTGGTTGAAAAATTCATGCAAACGGCCGATACCGTTTTTGTGGGAGGCGCTTTAGCGAACGACATTTTCTCGGCTAAAGGCATGGAAGTCGGCCTTTCGCCTCTTGCCAAGGAAAAGGTGGATCTTGCAAATGTTGTGAAAAGTTCAAAGGTATTGGTTCCAAAGGATGTTTTGGTGGAAAACTTGGAAGGGCGAATATCGGTAAAAAAAAGCGAAAATATTTCCAAGGACGAAACCGTCCGCGATGTCGGGCCGGAAACTCTGGTCTTCTTGAGAACTCTATGCGAGAAGGCCTCTTTTATAATATGGAACGGCCCTTTGGGATTTTATGAGAAGGGATTTTCGGGAGGCACGGAAAAATTAGCCGGAATTTTAGGCCGAGTGGCGGGAGATGTGATGGTCGGAGGAGGAGACACTTTAGCCGCTGTTTCATCTCTCGGGATTCACGACAAATTTTCTTTTGTTTCTACGGGAGGCGGAGCGATGCTTAAATTTTTATCAGATGAAACGCTTCCCGGCATTAAGGCGCTTGAAATTAATGGAAACTTTTGA
- a CDS encoding triose-phosphate isomerase — MVKKGKLSSGKTRKKIIVGNWKMYITDKRQAKEIFGKIKRKMLKVEMVKTVICPPVSFLGSLSLAAKGNLFLGSQDVFFENQGSFVGENGPEMVKSAGASFVIIGHSERRARGDSDEVVSRKIAVALSFDLTPVICVGEKERDDAGKYLSFLETQIRESLSKVSGRFLGKLIIAYEPVWTIGRPFKDAMKPAEFEETALFIRKILSDLYKNEDVLSVPVLYGGSVSSINAGELLKEGKADGFLVGRESVSPTHFGEIVEIVEKS, encoded by the coding sequence ATGGTAAAAAAAGGAAAACTTTCATCAGGCAAAACGCGGAAAAAAATCATAGTGGGCAACTGGAAAATGTACATAACCGACAAACGGCAAGCCAAAGAGATTTTCGGAAAAATAAAGAGGAAAATGTTGAAGGTGGAAATGGTCAAGACGGTTATATGTCCACCCGTCTCGTTTCTCGGTTCTTTATCGCTTGCCGCGAAAGGCAACCTTTTTTTGGGCAGTCAGGATGTTTTTTTTGAAAACCAAGGTTCTTTTGTCGGAGAAAACGGACCGGAAATGGTAAAAAGCGCGGGTGCCTCTTTTGTCATAATCGGACACTCCGAGAGACGCGCCCGAGGTGATAGCGATGAGGTGGTATCCCGAAAAATAGCTGTCGCTTTGTCTTTTGATCTTACCCCTGTCATTTGTGTCGGAGAAAAAGAAAGAGACGACGCGGGCAAGTATCTTTCTTTTCTTGAGACGCAGATAAGAGAATCTCTTTCAAAAGTATCGGGCCGGTTTTTGGGCAAACTGATTATCGCTTATGAGCCGGTCTGGACTATCGGCAGGCCTTTTAAAGATGCCATGAAACCCGCAGAATTTGAAGAAACGGCTCTTTTTATAAGAAAAATATTGTCAGATCTGTACAAAAACGAGGACGTCCTTTCCGTTCCTGTTCTCTACGGAGGTTCGGTTTCTTCCATAAACGCCGGCGAGTTGTTAAAAGAGGGAAAGGCGGACGGTTTTCTCGTGGGCAGAGAAAGCGTGTCTCCGACCCATTTCGGTGAAATTGTAGAAATCGTAGAAAAGTCCTGA
- a CDS encoding prepilin-type N-terminal cleavage/methylation domain-containing protein, with amino-acid sequence MKKGSTLVELIITVAVLAILVTISFFVFGGFNRRQSLEQKTATAISFLTEAKTLTLSSRENTVYGIHFEEELMVRFKGETYDPDDSSNHATSVGPTVSISDISLSGGGSEVVFKRLSGETDNYGTITFSTPQGESKTVTVHASGVVE; translated from the coding sequence ATGAAAAAGGGCTCAACTCTCGTAGAATTGATCATAACTGTGGCGGTGCTTGCCATTTTGGTAACCATTTCTTTTTTTGTGTTTGGCGGTTTTAACAGAAGACAATCGCTTGAGCAGAAAACTGCCACAGCGATTTCTTTTTTGACGGAAGCAAAAACCTTGACGCTGTCTTCTCGCGAAAACACAGTTTATGGTATTCATTTTGAAGAGGAACTCATGGTAAGATTTAAAGGAGAGACCTACGACCCTGACGACAGTTCCAATCACGCTACCTCTGTCGGTCCGACGGTCTCCATCTCCGACATCTCTCTTTCCGGCGGTGGCAGTGAAGTCGTTTTTAAGCGTCTCTCCGGCGAGACCGATAACTACGGAACGATTACATTCTCCACGCCTCAAGGAGAAAGCAAAACCGTGACGGTGCACGCGAGCGGAGTTGTTGAATAA
- a CDS encoding type II secretion system F family protein yields the protein MIFKFKAQKPDGSVYEERRESPDKFALYRELKKEGDIVISAVEEGKKSKFNLGFILGFFGNIALREKILFAKNLGSMLKAGLSLSRALDVIIRDSRNKKLKAVVGRLSDDVRRGETLHEALAKHQTVFPALFVSMVKAGEESGSLAESLAIVADQMDKIYSLQRKVRGALIYPVIIICLMIVITVVMLIYVVPNLTETFADLEVDLPLSTRFIISLSDLVQNQGIMVLGAILLFLTSVVYLARTKKGKFFLHLFYVKVPLIGELVKEVNSARTARTLSSLLYSGVDVMSAISIAGEVVQNVHYKAVLEEASQEIKKGSPLSTAFAAHEDLYPPFVGEMASVGEETGKLSEMFSEVAIFYENNVDQKTKNFSALIEPFLMIAIGVGVGFFAISMLSPTLSLVNAL from the coding sequence ATGATTTTCAAATTCAAAGCTCAAAAACCTGACGGCAGTGTATATGAAGAACGAAGGGAATCACCTGACAAGTTTGCCCTGTATAGGGAGTTGAAAAAAGAGGGTGACATCGTGATTTCTGCCGTGGAAGAGGGTAAAAAGAGCAAATTCAACCTCGGCTTCATTTTGGGATTTTTTGGCAATATCGCTTTGAGGGAGAAAATTCTTTTTGCCAAAAACTTGGGCTCCATGCTTAAAGCCGGCCTTTCTCTCTCTCGGGCTCTTGATGTCATAATAAGGGATTCCAGAAACAAAAAATTAAAGGCGGTCGTGGGTCGGCTAAGCGACGATGTCCGCAGAGGGGAAACATTGCATGAAGCGTTGGCCAAACATCAGACGGTTTTCCCCGCGCTTTTTGTTTCAATGGTCAAAGCGGGAGAGGAGAGCGGTTCATTGGCGGAGTCGCTTGCCATTGTTGCCGACCAGATGGATAAAATATATTCTCTGCAGAGAAAAGTGAGAGGGGCTCTCATATATCCGGTAATTATCATATGCCTTATGATAGTCATCACTGTCGTGATGCTTATATATGTTGTTCCGAATCTTACTGAAACCTTTGCGGACTTGGAAGTGGATTTGCCACTAAGCACCAGATTTATAATTTCTCTTAGTGACTTGGTCCAAAACCAGGGAATTATGGTCTTAGGAGCCATTCTTCTGTTTCTTACGTCGGTTGTTTATCTGGCGAGGACCAAAAAGGGAAAATTTTTTCTGCATCTTTTTTACGTCAAAGTCCCGTTAATAGGCGAGCTTGTCAAAGAGGTAAACTCCGCCAGAACGGCGCGCACACTGTCTTCCCTTTTGTACTCCGGAGTTGACGTAATGTCCGCCATATCCATTGCCGGGGAGGTGGTGCAAAACGTCCACTACAAAGCTGTTTTGGAGGAAGCATCGCAAGAGATAAAAAAAGGTTCGCCTCTCTCCACCGCTTTTGCCGCTCACGAGGACCTTTACCCGCCTTTTGTCGGGGAAATGGCAAGCGTCGGGGAAGAGACCGGCAAACTTTCGGAAATGTTTTCGGAAGTGGCGATTTTTTATGAAAACAACGTTGATCAGAAAACCAAAAACTTTTCCGCTCTTATAGAGCCGTTTCTCATGATAGCCATAGGTGTTGGCGTCGGATTTTTCGCCATTTCAATGCTTAGCCCGACGCTTTCCTTGGTAAACGCCCTGTAG
- a CDS encoding GspE/PulE family protein produces MFIQEKQLREFIRDSGLVSRKDFDATKEEADKKGESVGTILVSQGKINDDDLRKVQAYILGIPFVDLKGQKVDFEVLSIIPEPVARTHNIVAFKKTGDSLEVAMLDTDDLAAIGFIKKKTHLKILPRLTDSASMKTALLQYQKSLKAEFGDIIKKESESLKSVIDKTGEEEKTGEELKKMAEDVPVVKIVDTLLKHAIIQDASDIHIEPHETELLVRYRIDGILHDTMVLPRNVSGSITARVKVLANLKLDEKRLPQDGRFKVEMNSEKVSFRVSVLPTHFGEKTVMRLLRENVSGFTLEGLGFHGGGLEKIHKAMRAKTGMILTTGPTGSGKTTTLYTVLDILNTPDVNISTVEDPIEYQMERVNQTQVKPEIGFTFSSGIRSLVRQDPDIIMVGEIRDNETASLAVNAALTGHLVLSTLHTNSAAGAFPRLIDMKVEPFLIVSTVNCVIAQRLVRKLCDSKEKYFLNKAGIEALAKTVNLDRVLVALKEEKIVGADAKWEKIPFYKPQPSEESKDGYGGRLGIHEVLEVAPAIKDMIIQGKTSDEVEDTARKAGMLTMIEDGIFKAVQGLTSVEEVLRVVSE; encoded by the coding sequence ATGTTTATTCAAGAAAAACAACTAAGAGAATTCATTCGCGACTCGGGACTGGTTTCCCGCAAGGATTTTGACGCGACCAAAGAAGAGGCGGACAAAAAAGGCGAAAGTGTCGGGACGATTCTTGTAAGTCAAGGCAAAATAAACGACGACGACCTCCGCAAAGTTCAGGCGTACATTTTAGGTATTCCGTTTGTTGACTTAAAGGGTCAAAAAGTTGACTTTGAAGTTCTGTCTATAATACCGGAGCCAGTGGCGCGCACCCACAACATCGTGGCTTTTAAAAAAACCGGCGACTCACTGGAAGTGGCCATGCTTGATACGGACGACTTGGCCGCCATAGGGTTTATAAAAAAGAAAACCCATTTGAAAATTTTGCCGCGCCTGACCGACAGTGCCTCCATGAAAACGGCTCTTTTGCAGTATCAGAAGTCGTTAAAAGCCGAATTCGGCGACATTATAAAAAAAGAATCCGAAAGCTTGAAAAGCGTTATAGATAAAACGGGAGAAGAAGAAAAGACCGGAGAGGAGCTTAAAAAAATGGCTGAAGACGTCCCTGTGGTTAAAATAGTGGACACTCTTTTAAAGCACGCGATAATTCAGGATGCTTCCGACATCCATATAGAGCCACACGAAACCGAACTTTTGGTCCGCTACCGAATTGACGGTATTTTGCACGACACGATGGTTTTGCCCAGAAATGTTTCAGGCAGTATTACAGCCAGAGTGAAAGTGTTGGCTAACTTAAAGCTGGACGAAAAACGTCTGCCACAGGACGGCAGGTTTAAGGTTGAAATGAATAGCGAAAAGGTTTCTTTTCGTGTTTCTGTTCTTCCTACACATTTTGGCGAAAAGACGGTCATGCGTCTGCTTCGTGAAAATGTTTCAGGGTTTACCCTTGAGGGGCTGGGTTTCCATGGCGGTGGTTTGGAAAAAATACATAAAGCCATGAGGGCAAAAACCGGAATGATACTGACAACGGGTCCTACCGGTTCCGGAAAGACAACCACTCTGTACACTGTTTTGGATATATTAAACACGCCTGACGTAAATATTTCAACAGTGGAAGACCCGATTGAATATCAAATGGAAAGAGTCAACCAGACGCAGGTCAAGCCGGAAATCGGTTTTACTTTCAGTTCCGGTATCAGGTCGCTTGTCCGTCAGGACCCCGATATAATAATGGTCGGAGAAATCAGAGATAACGAAACGGCCTCTTTGGCCGTCAATGCCGCCTTGACTGGTCATTTGGTTCTTTCAACCTTGCACACCAACTCCGCCGCCGGAGCATTCCCCCGTCTTATAGACATGAAAGTGGAACCGTTTCTTATCGTGTCTACGGTCAACTGCGTCATAGCCCAGCGTTTAGTCAGAAAACTCTGCGACTCAAAGGAGAAATATTTCTTAAACAAGGCCGGAATAGAGGCATTGGCAAAAACCGTGAACTTAGACAGGGTTCTTGTAGCGCTAAAAGAGGAGAAAATAGTCGGGGCGGATGCCAAATGGGAAAAAATTCCTTTTTACAAACCGCAACCATCGGAAGAAAGCAAAGACGGTTATGGAGGGCGACTTGGAATCCACGAGGTCTTGGAAGTCGCTCCGGCCATTAAAGACATGATAATACAGGGAAAAACATCTGACGAAGTGGAAGATACGGCAAGAAAAGCCGGAATGCTTACGATGATAGAGGACGGCATCTTCAAGGCGGTGCAGGGACTGACTTCGGTTGAGGAAGTGTTGAGAGTGGTGTCGGAATAA